The window TCCGAACATACAAGGAGATATCGATGAATACCAGCGAAAGCAGCGGGATTATCGTGCAAAAACGAATCGTTAGCGCTGTCATCATCCTCGCCGGCGCACTCGCCTGCACATTCCCTGCGGCCGCCTCGACGGCCGGGCGCGATCCGGCGTGGGCCCAGGTCGGCCGTGCGAAGCGGACCATCGCCGAAGGGAATATCGGGCTAGCACTGAAACAGCTCCATGATGTCCTGCGCATCGAGACGAACAATGCCGATGCGCATTACCTCCTCGGCGAGCTGTATCGGGGCGAGAAGAAATTCGATGCCGCCATCGTCCACTATAACGCCGTCATCAAATACGCATCGACCTTAAGCGTTCCGTCGAAGGAGATCGATGCGCGATTCAGCATACTGCTCTGCTATACGAACAGCGATATGGTCATACGCGACCGCGCAGTGACGAATATCCTCCGGTTTGCCGAGACGAAGCGCGATCCGACCGTGAGCTGGCGGCTCCATTATTTCCTCGGCGATTATTATGAAAAGCTCGGCAATGAAGTGCGCGCCATGTACCACTACACGAACGCGGACGCCATAGCATGGCTCAATGCCGATCGCATCAAACACTATTCGCGCGATGCCGCCCAGGAACGCGCGGGGGAGCGGGCGGAGCATGCCCGCATCGCAGCGACCGAGCTTCCCTCGCAGCGCATGCTCATGTACCGCATATCGAAACTGTATAACCGTGCGAAGGATTTCAATAATGAGAAACGCTGTCTCATGCGGGCGAGCGATTATGAATTCGCGGAAGGAACAAAGGAAACGGCGAAGATAGACCAGTATATCGCGGAGAGGCTCAACGTGCTCAAGCAGCTCCCGCCGCCGAAGGGCGAACGTTCAAAATGAAACAGAACGTGCGGCGTTGCATGTATCGACGAGCGAGCGTGTGAGCGTCCCGACCGGGAACGTTACGTTCCCCACACGCGTGACCGGGACTATGCCGCGTACGGTATCGCTCACGAAAACCTCGGCGGCGCTCCACAGTTCGTCCGATTCTATCTCATCAAAGAGCACGTCATACCCGAGCGAACCTGCAATGAGCACCACGTGATTGCGCGTTATCCCGGGGAGCACGCCGCTCACCGGTGTACGCACCGCCCCGTCGCGATAGATGAATATATTCGCCTGCGTGCACTCAAGTATCTTCCCCTGCATGACAACGAGCGCGTCATCGAATCCGCTGCGCCGGGCCTCCGCGAAGAGGAGCGTATTCTGAAGACAGGAGAGCGTCGGATGTTCCGCCAATGGATTGTATGCCGGCACGTGAGCGAGCGAAAGCGATATCCCGTTCGTGTAGAGCTCTGAAGAGATCCCCGCCTGCCCGACGGTAATGATGTACATCGCCTCTTCCGGGGAGGAAAGCGCCCCCGGTTCTCCCGCGCGCATCACCACGATGGTCGCCACCGCATACGCATCGGCGAGACCGTTCTTCTCGATAAGAATGGCGATGATGCTTTCGAGCGCGGAAATATCGAAATAGAGATCGAGCTTGAGAAATGCGCAGCTGTCGTAAAGGCGATTGACATGTGCCGAAAGATCGATCATCTTCGAGCGGCTTATGAACACCGATTCGTATACACCGTCAGCGCCGTTGGTTCCCCTCCCGAGAATGCGTATCGATGCTTCCGCCTCCCGGACTATATTGCCGTTGATGGCGATGTAGCGCTCATCGCGATGTCCGCCTACCATAAGGAACGCGCCTTCTCACGCATGCCGATGCCGTCGGCGCTGATGATATCCCCGTAATAACGGAACGTTATCCGTACCGTGCCGTGCTGCTTCGTACTGTCAGTGACCGGATACATCATCCCGGCGCGTTTTGCGAGCGTATACCGCGGGGTGAAGGCGATGACTGTCCCATTCGTGGATTCCGCTGTCGTTACCCGGGTCTGATCGTTATGCACTACGGCGATATCAGGCACCGGCGTCCACTGACCGCGGAATCGATAGAACGCCCTGCCGACCGCACTGCCGGCGGGCGCACTTGCGAACACGACGACCGGTATCGGACCGTACCAGGGGTGGCGGCATACCGCGAGCATGCGCTCGGTCGATAGACGCGTCGGCGCTATCCCCGCTCTGAACTCGGCGATGAATGGAACGTTCTCGAGAACGAATGTATCGCCGGGGACTTCGAGCTTGCCGACGGCAAGTCCCGTTTTCACCTGCGTGAAGAGCGCCTTATTGGGGCGCCAGTTGAGCATCCATCCGAACGTCTCCATATCATAAAGCCCGGTGACATCGCCATGCGCCTTCCTGTCTATCCTGAGGGTACAGGTGATGTTCGAGAGCGTGCGCACTACGGAGGTGTCCCCCCCGCGGAAGCGTGCTGTTGCCGCGTTGAAGAACGGCGCGTAGAACAAGCGTCTGCTGTAACGTTCATGCGTCGTCTCATAGTACGAATTATTGTTCATGAAATTGAAGAAGGTATACGTGAATGTCCGCACACTTGAGAGGTTCACACCGTCGATGGCGATGATCGCATTGCTCTGCAGGAGACAAAGCGTGAAGAATTCCTTGTACGCTGTGCTGCCGATGAAAGGGAGAAAGCGCTTCACGCCGAACTGTTTCGCCGTGCGATAGTTAAGATCGAACACCTCGTTCGTGCACCAGCCGGATACGAACATGCGATTATCATTCACGAGCCGCTCGATGCGGACGGGCACCGGCGATTCATTCTTTGACGTCACTATCTCGTCGGAGCCGGTGAAACGCTGATACGCATAGAACAACAGGAAGAACAGCACGGCAACGATGACGAACCATGCATAGGGGCGCTTTTTCTGACGAAGCCCCTTCTTGTAGATGTAAAAACCGCTTGCATTGCGGTTGTCCATACGCATCACGTATTCCCCCTGAAGCGTGTCATGCCAGTATATGCGAGTATAGGATGAACGTCAAACACAGCACCGCGTGTATCGAGTACTCCTTCATCTTCGCATACAGCGTCTGACGGGTTATCTCAAGCGTATCGGCCGCCTTGCGTTTATTGCCCTTGCAGAGTATGAGCGCCTGGCGTATCGCTTCTTTCTCGATGCTTTTTATCGATCGCCCCGCAAGCGGCAGCTCCCCCGATGCGGATGCGTTCTCGGCACAGGGCTTTGAAAACTCGTCGGGGAGCGTCTCGCAGGCGATATGATCATGCAGGATGGTCAGCCGTTCAATGAGGTTCTTAAGCTCGCGCACATTGCCCGGCCACGGATATGCCTCGAACGCGGCATACACGCTCTCATCGACGGTCACTTTCTTGCCGCGTGCGGATTCATTGAGCGCAAGGAAATGTTCTGCAAGTGCGCGCACCGCACCCGGCCGTTCCCTGAGCGGCGGTATCTTTACCGGCAGTACCGTGAGCCGGTAGTAGAGGTCGCTCCTGAACGCGCCCTGTTCTACCGCCTTTTTAAGGTCGCGGTTGGTCGCCGCCACAACGCGTACGTCGACGAACGTCTTGTCGACGGAACCGACCCGGTCGACCTCGCCGTTCTCGAGTACGCGGAGGAGTTTTGACTGCAGATTCTGCGGAAGCTCGCCTATCTCATCGAGGAATATCGTTCCGCCGTCGGCGACCTCGAATTTACCCGCTTTCGTCTTTACCGCGCCGGTGAACGCCCCGCGCTCATGACCGAACAGCTCGCTCTCGAGCAGATGCTCGCTTATCGCGGCGCAATTGACGACGACGAACGGCCGTGCGGAACGCGTGCTTTCGCGATGAATGACGTTGGCAACGACCTCCTTGCCGGTGCCGGATTCA is drawn from Spirochaetota bacterium and contains these coding sequences:
- a CDS encoding sigma-54 dependent transcriptional regulator is translated as MKYTILICDDEAEARNMLSFVMTDKGYRIIESENISSAMTVLQAEKVDILITDLLIGDENGIELIKKMKKSGFTMPVIFLTAYGTIESAVQAMTEGAFYYLLKPLHFEELLAILKRAEEKIELERQNVYLNEEVSKLRDVSHSMVAVSPVMQNLMAEVKKIALTDSTVLILGESGTGKEVVANVIHRESTRSARPFVVVNCAAISEHLLESELFGHERGAFTGAVKTKAGKFEVADGGTIFLDEIGELPQNLQSKLLRVLENGEVDRVGSVDKTFVDVRVVAATNRDLKKAVEQGAFRSDLYYRLTVLPVKIPPLRERPGAVRALAEHFLALNESARGKKVTVDESVYAAFEAYPWPGNVRELKNLIERLTILHDHIACETLPDEFSKPCAENASASGELPLAGRSIKSIEKEAIRQALILCKGNKRKAADTLEITRQTLYAKMKEYSIHAVLCLTFILYSHILA
- a CDS encoding aminotransferase class IV, yielding MVGGHRDERYIAINGNIVREAEASIRILGRGTNGADGVYESVFISRSKMIDLSAHVNRLYDSCAFLKLDLYFDISALESIIAILIEKNGLADAYAVATIVVMRAGEPGALSSPEEAMYIITVGQAGISSELYTNGISLSLAHVPAYNPLAEHPTLSCLQNTLLFAEARRSGFDDALVVMQGKILECTQANIFIYRDGAVRTPVSGVLPGITRNHVVLIAGSLGYDVLFDEIESDELWSAAEVFVSDTVRGIVPVTRVGNVTFPVGTLTRSLVDTCNAARSVSF